One Periophthalmus magnuspinnatus isolate fPerMag1 chromosome 15, fPerMag1.2.pri, whole genome shotgun sequence genomic window carries:
- the pprc1 gene encoding peroxisome proliferator-activated receptor gamma coactivator-related protein 1, translated as MAVRWGTGEEILTTCNMDIFPLDTLDETTGLNSGDTMNTLQGCLDPTILSMFEDPSAIETRGLEEESEATLLTALTEILDNVDDENLSPFDTLPESDLLSGQKGREHSPLRRLFCLSRSPPEKETLFGKHRSTGKTLPMVQQRSDGEEEEDSLTPTPGRLELTSDNELDWEGFPITFEQNGEDGLSVSLGDLVRQMHPYCMAISLEDDEGGQMLPEGGILLEVVDQGANGEPILAIPEMDRTISVKLDESILNSKVLDEGDDEASDSSEQIVVDDDDDIIVMPQLKVAESKTESNVKDKLTGRKLEDEIKDKNLSKRKKKSSSHLAASPPEPSEGRVLRSALLKKASHEAPKKYENKLLKKDKRHKEKNSKLQDPTATTTTSAKPKDLTVSQTKMSESTISTTLQTSSEKTGINQSVSPPVLQSEPAQTPLVTAPEQQTAAPTASEDKPAVPIEEATPEVCQSTTVVGLQSPLLPSVTAEPKPKALSLAEYRRLRQQKKPAPVEKQDDNSTKWPSLPEPPRELPPIPHLPEPRPRDPRLSRSQSKEVEEVKPAWMPRGPGAPPTPEALLAPPAYMVNSGNKAATKPQQTAAYQHNQNTTAPHIHTKDPTKDDPSSVTTYQSPPSSATTTTEEIKPAANVLTSVSQNAAASTETKAKVNPTDAMPKSSEPCGQNSSSPVTHLKLVNQSSSGKAEESPAVKPLEAKSPTQELIEAFSSEMGIEASDLTSLLEQFEETQAKEDQCLPEVSGRAVAVGNSSNTDSEKIVVERVRANDLSVTALTPPATPPHPLWKPLAPVSLLGKSKAETKSVPSRVIEIEAQPLPLAKARSRLTSAASVDPDLACQDHDYCLPNKGTSCGETAKRWNVKQHSSITIKPIKQTATLTLQNAEVPTVQSAICANKAQELDQKYLEKSSVLETPDASPARDEDDNKTCPKRRQFVRSYRQRASSRSPNPKERSVGRSRVRRSHCSSSSRSDSSESSRSRSRSCSPPRKRYRPRHSRSSSSSTSRSTSRSSSRSQSPPRRRRYSYSSSRSASWSRSRSRSRSPQWSKKRQVYSPSYRDSYYTNVKTNPELKRRKEKAIEERRVVYVGRIRGTMTQKELKERFSYFGEIEECTLHFRDQGDNYGFVTYYNTNNAFMAIENGSKLRKPDEMPFDLCFGGRRQFCQTSYADLDSSKEYEPLPSRNKYHALDFDTLLKQAQQNLKR; from the exons ATGGCGGTGCGGTGGGGTACAGGCGAGGAGATATTAACAACGTGCAATATGGATATTTTTCCTCTGGACACATTAGATGAG ACTACTGGGCTGAACTCAGGTGACACTATGAACACTCTTCAAGGCTGCTTAGACCCAACAATTCTTTCAATGTTTGAAGACCCATCAGCAATAGAG ACTAGAGGACttgaagaggagagtgaggccACACTGCTCACTGCTCTGACAGAGATCCTGGACAATGTGGATGATGAAAATCTGTCTCCGTTCGACACTCTGCCCGAATCAGACCTACTGTCAGGCCAAAAGGGCAGGGAGCACTCTCCG CTGAGAAGATTATTTTGTCTGTCACGTTCCCCTCCGGAGAAAGAAACATTATTTGGCAAACACCGTTCTACAGGAAAG ACCTTGCCCATGGTTCAACAAAGAAGtgatggagaagaggaagaggattcTCTCACCCCTACCCCAGGAAGACTTGAATTAACTTCTGACAATGAGCTAGACTGGGAGGGTTTTCCCATTACTTTTGAGCAAAATGGTGAAGATGGACTTTCTGTCAGTTTGGGTGATTTGGTCAGACAAATGCATCCTTACTGTATGGCCATTTCTTTAGAGGATGATGAGGGAGGACAAATGCTCCCTgaaggaggtattttacttgaAGTTGTAGACCAGGGAGCAAATGGAGAACCTATACTGGCCATCCCAGAGATGGACCGCACCATTTCTGTTAAACTTGATGAGTCAATCTTAAATTCTAAGGTTTTGGATGAAGGGGATGATGAGGCCTCAGATAGTTCAGAACAAATAGTCGTTGATGACGACGACGATATTATTGTCATGCCTCAACTAAAAGTTGCAGAGAGTAAAACTGAATCAAATGTGAAGGACAAACTTACCGGTAGAAAACTTGAAGatgaaataaaagataaaaatctctccaaaagaaaaaagaaatccaGTAGCCATTTAGCAGCTAGTCCTCCTGAACCTTCTGAGGGCAGGGTTCTTCGCAGTGCCTTATTGAAGAAAGCTTCTCATGAAGCAccaaaaaagtatgaaaataaATTGCTCAAAAAGGATAAAAGGCACAAAGAAAAGAACAGCAAACTTCAAGATCCTACTGCTACAACCACCACAAGTGCGAAACCCAAGGATTTAACTGTAAGCCAAACTAAAATGTCCGAAAGCACCATATCAACTACATTACAAACTTCTTCCGAAAAGACTGGGATTAATCAATCTGTTAGTCCACCAGTACTGCAGTCTGAACCTGCACAAACTCCATTAGTCACAGCTCCTGAGCAGCAAACTGCTGCACCAACTGCTTCCGAAGACAAACCCGCTGTGCCAATTGAAGAAGCTACCCCTGAAGTGTGCCAGTCAACAACAGTTGTTGGACTACAATCTCCCCTTTTGCCTTCTGTCACTGCAGAACCAAAACCCAAGGCCCTCAGTCTGGCAGAGTATCGCCGCCTCCGACAGCAGAAAAAGCCAGCACCAGTGGAAAAACAGGATGATAATAGCACCAAGTGGCCCAGCCTTCCAGAACCTCCAAGAGAACTCCCACCAATCCCCCATCTCCCTGAGCCCAGGCCCAGAGATCCTCGTCTGTCCAGGTCTCAGTcaaaggaggtggaggaggtcaaACCAGCCTGGATGCCACGTGGCCCAGGTGCACCACCCACACCGGAGGCTCTGCTGGCACCACCGGCCTACATGGTAAACTCTGGCAACAAAGCTGCTACTAAGCCTCAGCAAACGGCTGCTTATCAGCATAATCAGAATACTACAgctccacacatacacacaaaagacCCTACTAAAGATGACCCAAGTAGTGTCACTACCTATCAATCTCCTCCATCATCGGCAACAACCACTACAGAGGAGATTAAACCTGCTGCTAATGTTTTGACATCTGTCTCTCAAAACGCTGCTGCTTCAACTGAGACTAAAGCCAAAGTTAACCCAACTGATGCAATGCCTAAATCCAGTGAGCCATGTGGTCAGAACTCTTCCTCTCCTGTCACTCATTTGAAATTGGTCAATCAAAGTAGTTCTGGAAAGGCTGAAGAATCTCCAGCAGTAAAACCACTGGAAGCAAAGAGCCCCACACAAGAACTGATTGAAGCATTTTCAAGTGAGATGG gtaTCGAAGCCTCTGACTTGACCAGTCTGCTGGAACAGTTTGAGGAAACCCAAG CCAAAGAGGATCAATGTTTGCCGGAGGTCTCTGGTAGAGCAGTAGCTGTAGGAAACTCTAG CAACACTGACTCTGAAAAAATTGTTGTGGAGCGTGTTAGAGCTAATGATCTCTCAGTCAcag CTCTAACTCCTCCAGCTACTCCTCCTCATCCACTGTGGAAACCTCTGGCCCCAGTGTCTCTGCTGGGGAAAAGCAAGGCAGAGACAAAGTCAGTTCCTTCAAGAGTAATTGAAATAGAGGCTCAGCCTCTGCCCTTGGCTAAAGCTCGCAGCAGACTTACTAGTGCTGCTTCTGTTGATCCGGACTTGGCATGCCAGGATCATGATTACTGTCTTCCTAACAAAGGCACTTCATGTGGTGAGACTGCAAAGCGCTGGAATGTCAAACAACATTCTTCAATAACCATTAAACCAATAAAGCAGACAGCTACACTGACACTGCAGAATGCTGAGGTACCCACTGTCCAGTCAGCCATATGTGCAAACAAAGCACAAGAACTTGACCaaaaatatttggaaaaaaGTTCAGTTTTAGAAACTCCTGATGCATCTCCTGCAAGAGATgaagatgataataaaacatgtccTAAGCGAAGGCAGTTTGTGAGGTCCTATCGCCAACGTGCTTCCTCCCGCTCCCCAAATCCCAAAGAGAGGTCTGTTGGCCGGTCTAGAGTCAGAAGATCCCACTGTTCTTCAAGTTCTAGATCGGACTCCTCAGAATCCTCAAGATCCAGATCAAGATCATGCTCTCCTCCTAGAAAAAG GTATCGACCACGTCACTCAAGAAGCAGTTCCAGTTCCACTTCACGGTCCACCTCGCGGTCGTCTTCCCGGTCTCAGTCGCCTCCTCGCAGGAGAAGATACTCTTATTCTTCATCCCGCTCTGCATCATGGAGTCGTTCTAGATCTCGCTCTAGATCTCCTCAGTGGAGCAAGAAAAGGCAGGTGTACAG CCCTTCCTACAGAGACTCATATTACACAAACGTGAAGACTAATCCTGAACTGAAAAGACGAAAGGAGAAAGCCATA GAGGAGCGTCGTGTTGTTTATGTGGGCCGAATCAGAGGCACAATGACTCAGAAAGAGCTTAAAGAGCGCTTCTCTTATTTCGGAGAGATTGAGGAGTGCACCCTGCATTTTAGAGATCAGGG GGATAACTATGGGTTTGTGACGTACTATAACACTAACAATGCCTTTATGGCCATTGAGAATGGAAGCAAGCTGCGCAAACCTGATGAGATGCcatttgatttgtgttttggAGGACGGAGACAGTTTTGCCAAACTAGCTATGCTGATCTAG ATTCTAGTAAAGAGTACGAACCATTGCCTTCAAGAAACAAATATCATGCACTAGACTTCGACACTTTATTGAAGCAGGCTCAACAGAATCTGAAGAGGTAA